One window of the Cryptomeria japonica chromosome 7, Sugi_1.0, whole genome shotgun sequence genome contains the following:
- the LOC131856763 gene encoding uncharacterized protein LOC131856763 — protein sequence MNIHVVADAIFELREGVRERILNLYFELVDKISSASHTEESSGNGQEESDGDEDEEMDAEGEKDEEAYEGEKMEEDMEEETDSNNREEEEVDGEAARREE from the coding sequence ATGAACATCCATGTCGTGGCGGATGCAATTTTTGAACTGCGAGAAGGGGTTAGGGAGAGAATCCTGAATTTGTATTTTGAGCTTGTCGATAAAATTTCTTCCGCATCTCATACAGAGGAATCATCAGGAAATGGGCAAGAGGAGTCCGATGGTGATGAAGATGAGGAAATGGATGCAGAAGGAGAGAAAGATGAGGAAGCATATGAGGGAGAGAAGATGGAAGAGGACATGGAAGAGGAGACAGACTCAAACAATAGAGAGGAAGAGGAGGTTGATGGAGAGGCAGCTCGTAGAGAAGAGTAG